The Deinococcus sp. AJ005 genome includes a window with the following:
- a CDS encoding sugar phosphate isomerase/epimerase, whose protein sequence is MSGLKDLKLGLFSYSYRMAFGAHDVKPRQPMNLFEHMEHVHDLGFDGIQIDLTHLTSHDPAYLKDVRSAAAERNLFVEYGSAYVTADTIVQELHVASLLGAPLMRTFMGFSRFERGTDVAEETTRAVALLRSVAPQAADLGIRIALENHCDATTPELLEVIERIDSPTVGVCVDLGNFMIHLENPVAAVRQLAPYIINTHFKDYAMKMENWGFKSYGVALGEGVIDLKAVLDVLVGEAHLDRIMLEIVSEPQASETETLALEEANVQRSYRFAREVLGIGTG, encoded by the coding sequence TTGAGCGGGCTTAAGGATCTGAAACTGGGCCTGTTCAGCTACAGCTACCGCATGGCTTTCGGAGCACACGACGTCAAGCCCCGCCAGCCTATGAATCTGTTTGAACACATGGAGCATGTACATGACCTCGGCTTTGACGGCATTCAGATTGATCTGACGCACCTGACCAGCCACGATCCGGCTTACCTGAAAGATGTGCGCTCGGCGGCGGCAGAACGCAACCTGTTTGTGGAATACGGTTCGGCCTACGTTACGGCAGACACCATCGTTCAGGAATTGCACGTCGCCAGCCTGCTGGGCGCGCCGCTGATGCGGACCTTTATGGGCTTCTCACGCTTTGAGCGCGGCACCGACGTGGCCGAGGAAACCACCCGCGCCGTCGCCCTGTTGCGCTCAGTGGCCCCGCAGGCGGCGGACCTGGGCATCCGCATCGCCCTGGAAAACCACTGCGACGCCACCACCCCGGAGTTGCTAGAGGTCATTGAGCGCATTGATTCACCCACCGTGGGGGTCTGCGTTGACCTGGGCAACTTCATGATCCACCTTGAAAACCCGGTGGCTGCCGTTCGGCAGCTCGCGCCTTATATCATCAACACCCATTTCAAGGATTACGCCATGAAGATGGAAAACTGGGGCTTCAAGTCGTATGGCGTAGCCCTAGGTGAAGGGGTCATTGACCTGAAGGCGGTGCTGGACGTGCTAGTAGGCGAGGCCCACTTGGACCGGATCATGCTGGAAATCGTCTCCGAGCCGCAGGCCAGCGAGACCGAAACCCTGGCGCTGGAGGAGGCCAATGTGCAGCGCAGTTACAGGTTTGCCCGCGAAGTCCTGGGCATCGGCACGGGCTGA